The Colletotrichum higginsianum IMI 349063 chromosome 2, whole genome shotgun sequence genome has a segment encoding these proteins:
- a CDS encoding Glycosyltransferase family 2 yields the protein MRHPPAPPPPIGEISRPPLSPLSGVTTPARSQRSLSIPRPFGSRIQSQGSQSVVGFTTEDLPFGVRTPGSVGHRSWQSRGGESAASFQSSVMQEEAKLRWDSDSELKMVSKSLLRFQKWCLLIGLLCINAALIYVSFTYHVAHYFFMVLLSSNTVLQFIMIVFILGHFIFKTIFFCFRRKEKVPETPERMVMLLPCYNETLEELTRSLDSLVVQKNIDDHPRMIFIVVDGNVKGAGMAKTTQEYLLQDILEPGPTRFFENGYRARDGLFMPTKIQTGYYKGIPYVFVGKRYNQGKRDSLCFARSFLYHFHKRSINVMTMFSNELFEHLGNAFVSQGIDNAEYLVGMDADTVFDEYCIWEMLREIRKNPKLVGVCGHVCVDYDGRNWGLWSLYQSVEYSQTQGLRRMFQSRITGKVNCLPGCCQLIKIDEATFGDEVLRQRFGYCPKPNDLMTQHIMGNYSEDSIHASIIFSLFPQRQTAQALRAKAFTIVPQDWKVFLSQRKRWALGSISNEFVMIFRPGIIPIERLQSIIAVMTWFITPFIMAAVIALIIILIRRGDELVRDPVFMSLFALLLFRYIYSFCIGFWLPRNMLERMQYFVGYFFHLCTSPFLNMIILGYSLVYSDDFKWGKTREVVKGDDEKVDAEGGRGTL from the exons ATGCGTCACCCGCCTGCACCCCCTCCACCCATTGGGGAGATCAGCCGCCCTCCTCTGTCTCCCCTCTCTGGAGTAACTACACCAGCTCGCAGCCAGCGTAGTCTGTCTATTCCGCGGCCCTTTGGATCCCGAATCCAGTCGCAGGGCTCG CAGTCTGTTGTTGGTTTCACCACGGAAGACTTACCCTTTGGCGTCCGTACACCCGGTTCCGTCGGCCATCGATCATGGCAATCTCGCGGAGGCGagtccgccgcctccttccaGTCGTCTGTTATGCAGGAGGAGGCAAAACTCAGATGGGACTCTGACTCGGAGCTGAAGATGGTGTCCAAGTCCCTGTTGAGGTTCCAGAAGTGGTGTCTGCTCATCGGCTTGCTCTGTATCAATGCGGCGCTCATCTACGTGTCGTTCACGTACCACGTCGCCCACTACTTTTTCATGGTTCTTCTCAGCTCCAACACGGTGCTTCAGTTCATCATGATCGTCTTCATCCTTGGTCACTTTATCTTCAAAaccatcttcttctgcttccgCCGCAAGGAGAAGGTGCCGGAAACCCCCGAGAGAATGGTCATGCTTCTGCCCTGCTACAACGAGACCCTGGAGGAGCTTACCAGGTCCTTGGACTCTCTCGTCGTGCAGAAGAACATCGACGACCACCCGCGCATgatcttcatcgtcgtcgatggtAACGTCAAGGGCGCTGGTATGGCCAAGACCACCCAGGAGTATCTCCTCCAGGACATCCTCGAGCCTGGCCCGACGCGCTTCTTCGAGAACGGCTACCGCGCCCGCGACGGCCTCTTCATGCCGACCAAGATCCAGACCGGTTACTACAAGGGCATCCCGTACGTCTTCGTCGGCAAGCGTTACAACCAGGGCAAGCGTGACAGCTTGTGCTTTGCTCGGTCGTTCCTCTACCACTTCCACAAGCGCTCCATCAACGTCATGACCATGTTCAGCAACGAGCTGTTCGAGCACCTGGGCAACGCCTTCGTCTCCCAGGGTATCGATAACGCCGAGTACCTGGTGGGAATGGACGCCGATACTGTGTTTGACGAGTACTGCATCTGGGAGATGTTGAGGGAGATCCGCAAGAACCCcaagctcgtcggcgtctgcGGCCACGTCTGCGTCGACTACGACGGCAGGAACTGGGGTCTCTGGTCGCTGTACCAGTCGGTCGAGTACTCGCAGACCCAGGGCCTCCGTCGCATGTTCCAGTCCCGCATCACCGGAAAGGTCAACTGTCTCCCTGGATGTTGTCAGCTGATCAAGATCGACGAGGCTACCTTTGGCGACGAAGTCCTCCGCCAGCGGTTCGGATACTGCCCCAAGCCCAACGACCTCATGACGCAGCACATCATGGGCAACTACTCCGAAGACTCGATCCACGCcagcatcatcttctcgctCTTCCCTCAGCGCCAGACCGCCCAGGCCCTCCGCGCCAAGGCTTTCACCATCGTGCCCCAGGACTGGAAGGTTTTCCTGTCGCAGCGCAAGCGTTGGGCCCTCGGCTCCATTTCCAACGAGTTCGTCATGATCTTCCGCCCCGGCATCATCCCCATCGAGCGTCTCCAGTCCATCATCGCTGTCATGACCTGGTTCATCACTCccttcatcatggccgccgtcatTGCTTTGATCATCATTCTCATtcgccgcggcgacgagcttgTCCGAGATCCGGTTTTCATGTCGCTGTTCGCTCTTCTCCTGTTCAGATAC ATCTACTCCTTCTGCATCGGTTTCTGGCTGCCGAGAAACATGCTCGAGCGCATGCAATACTTCGTGGGCTACTTCTTCCACCTCTGCACGTCGCCGTTCCTCAACATGATCATTCTCGGATACTCGCTCGTGTACTCTGACGATTTCAAGTGGGGCAAGACCcgcgaggtcgtcaagggagacgacgagaaggtcgacgccgagggcggaCGTGGCACTCTTTGA